The genomic window ATGACTGAATATAGAGTAGTCATTAATAGTTTGTTGGCAACTTGCACAGGGCAGTGCCCCAAAGATCTGCTTCTTTAACATTTTGCTCAAAGACATggatggtagatgcttaatattcactgaactgaaaaattattttaacatgtatacatgtatacttaAGTTTGCAGATGTTATGGGAGAGTTAACGCGATTAGTGACAGTCAATCCAAAAAGATAACGAGTGGTTAAAACAAAGGATTGAATCTATTAAGATTAAAGTTTGGAATAAGCCAACAGTTTGACACAAAAGACAAAGGAACCAGTATCTTACActatatgaagatttttttttcacctgttgATGACGGCAGGATTCCACCATTACTATCAAAAGAATGACCAGGGCCTGGATTCTCTCATCTCAGAAAGTGACTaatgtttaaattttcttttcctagatAATGATCAATAGAATATGAACTACTTAAAGAGAGATTCATTTGCATCTCCAGGAATCTGGTATCATACCTTAAGTACTTATTAGATGCATGTTGATGAACCATAACTGGAATTTCCTCATTATTGCTATTTGTAGTGACCCCAGTCAACATCTACACACCAGTGTTACAGAGATTGATCAGGGCCACTTTGAATCTCAGTTGGCTAGGCCAAGATTTCCTATCTCTtctctgaaaaatattttccatcattGTCTCAAAGAGCAACTAGGGTATAGAATTATTCAGTGAAGTCCCATCATACATCAAAGCCAAGATTTCTCTCCTGCCCCACCATCCTCATTCCTGAGAATAACTAGgatcaatattttttcattcttttctttgtattcagtTCCTAGTAGTTAACCCACCTTAAGTGTCTGTCTTAGCTGTATCAATAGCCTGTTTTTTCCCTTTGCCTCAGCTCCCAATTTTGCaatgtgaatctttttttttttttctttttgctgaggcaattggggctaagtgacttgcccagggtcacacagctaggaagtgttaagtgtctgagaacagatttgaacttaagtcctcctgacttcagggctggtgctctttccactgcgccACCAAGTTGCCCCTTCGGCTCCCAATTTGGTCCTCAGGAAAGCCTGACCTTCCATATATCCTGATTATTTTTATTCAGCCAATATGTGGCTGAATAGAAAATATCCAGAATACTGAAAAGATGTCTCCCAATTGGTGATTAAAAAAAGACACTGAACAATTTGATCTGCCAATCGGTGGTCTTTATTTCATAAGGAAGGGGATAAATATAGCTTGTACTTAATATTCTCAGTTGGTATGTCTAGTCCCATCATCCCATATCTCTTTTTGATGGAGTCTCCTTGAGAATAACTTAAAAGTGCTTCCACTTCCTCTCAACTATATCTGGTTTCCAAAATCATCACTCAACTGAAGCTATCCTTTCCAAAGCTATCAGTGATCTGTTGACAAatttcatggctttttttttttttttaaatcctgattATTCTTGCTCTCTTTAGCCTTTAACCTTACTAaaacttttttctcccttgtttctctttctaggtttttgtgaTAGTGCTCTGTTGGTTCTTTACCTACTTGTCTAGATGGTCCTCAGTCCTTTGCTAAACTTCTGTTCAGATAATGCCCACTAATATAGATGCCCCCTAAGGATTTGTCCTagatcctcctcttcctccagtttaatatttcatttggtgattGTCATGAATTCtaatatcatctctatgctgatcaATCTGAGACCTATTTAACCAGCCCTAATCTCTACATTCAAACCTCCAACTGCCTTCTGGgacatttcaaattggatgtccCGTTATTTTAAACTCCTGTCTAGAATTACTTTTACCtctgaagtcttttctttttaactgttGTTTTCCAGGGCAGATCCTTCTGATTACCCAGGTTCAAAATTTGGTTGTCCCTCTCCCTCCATTTAATTTGTTATCAGGTCCCTGGCTAACTGTACATTTGCAACATTCTTCTTATACATCCCCAACTCTCCTCTTACATTTTTATGACCCTAGTGCAGGTCATTTTCTCATATGTTTCTGGTTAGTCTCCCTTTCATCCATCCTCTATTCGGGGTCAAATTGGTCCCAGGCACAAATTTGACCACATCAatattctattcaataaatttcagttgTTATCACCTCCAGGAATAGGTATaacttcctttcccccttccctgcttccttccagttttcttatataaatTTCACTCATTCTATGATTTAGTGGTATTGGATTGCTGTTCTAATAAGATACCCCATCTCCCTACTCTGGGAATTTTCACTGCCTCTCTCACATATCTAGAATGCCCATCAGTACCCTTTAAATCTCAGATAAAATCCCAACTTCTAAGATTTCCAAATTCCCTTTAAGTGCCTTCCTACAGGTGataatctccaatttatcttgcacatatttgtttatacagttttcatgttgtcttcatTAGACTGACCTCCTTGAGATTAGGGagtttctttttgcatttcttcttaTCTTTAGTGCTTATCAATAGTGTCCAGAACAGAGAAGATATTACACGTTTATTGAATTGAAACCACACGATGTCCTAGATCAAGACTTCCCCATTACTCAGAAGGAATAAGTGCAGGGGTTCTATTAAATTAGTGACACAGGTAGACTCCTCCCATCACTGCCCCATGGAGTGAAGAGTGCTACCACAGAGCTGAGTAGAGCTGAAATTCCCTCTTGTAGACCCACAGGATTACTCTACTCAGAGTTTCCTTTCACTGTTTTAAGGAGCAGCTAAGGCCATATTTTCCCATCACTGGCCTACTGGGTGACTAAAGATAACATTTCCCCCCATTATCCCTGAGAGTAATCATGATCTGAATTTTCTATCATTGAATTGTAATGAACAAGATTGATCAATAAATCAGCATTAAGGATGAGGATTTTTAAATTTCCCAGAATAACCAAAGCCTCATATATCCAGATTTCTCTCTCCAAAACACCCATGGGCCAGTATTCCCTCATCATTTTACTACAGAATAAGCAAGGTCAAGATACTCTTAAAATGTTATTCTTGAAAGTATCCAAGATTAGCATTTTGTGTTATTCCAAAGAGACCAAAATTGAGAATCTTGTTTTAGTTATGTTTTTCACTCTTCTTCCTATCTGTAGAGGGAATAACCATAGTCCGAGGATTCTAAACCTAATGATTCCCACTTAGTTTCCAGAAGGCAATTCCTTAGCTATATTTAAAATTTGTATGTGTGGTAGTCTCTTTCGGTAGTTGTGGGGTGTATATTTAGAGGTGGAGAAAAGGGTGTTGACTTCggatttccttttgttctgtggCACCTAAAGCTCTATATGAATGGGTCTCATTACTTTGCATAGCCGgatttcctccctccccagaaAGTAGACTGAAAGTAAGTACATGGGAAATATTTCCAGGAAATTCCCAGCAAGATCTACATCCTGATTCCCACCCGAGGTTGACCTTACTGAAGCTGGTTTTGGGATTCCCCATTAACACACCCATTTATATGGATTAATCCACATGTGTGCTGGGGAGCAGTGGAATAGTTCTCCCCAGCTTTGCATGCATTTTCTTCATCCCAATCCTGCAAAGTTTTTAATGTCTTGGGGGTCTAACAATACTCCTCACAGATGAAGTGTTTTAAGtgcagggagaagaggaaagtcAGAGTACAAAGAATAAGCTTGGATATAGGATAATTGTAATGTCCTCTGAAGCTTTTGGCTTAGGTGGGAAGCCAAAGGGAGCCCTATCTAGAGTAAGGCCTTCCAGAGAGACTAGTCTCATCTTAGAGCCCAGGGAAAGAAATGGACAAAACAGCACTTACACTACATAAAATGTGTAAGAACCATCTATTGTATAAAGAGAAGCCTATTAGTCtgtgtttttctcccttcttgcTCAGGACAGAACAGAAAGACTACAGGGACAATGGCCTCCCCGCCTCATATGCACATTTATCTCTTGCTCTGTTCCTATATCCAAAGTGCATTTTAGTCTGAGGTTCTCTCATAACAAGAGAAGACAGGAACCCTAAAGTTCCAGGGAagctagagaaaggaaagagatacaGGTTGTTTGCCCTCCCATATTACTGAGCTGGAATAGTCCAACAAAGAGTGCAATCTTCTGGGTTATGTTGCTCTGAACTGAACCCTTGGAGCCCTTATGCAGTAGATCCTGGGGGACGACTCTTTTCCAGGTCTTGTCGAAGGCCCAAAAGTAACTGATTGAGAAGTGTGCGATTGTTGTCCCGACGTGGCACCACTAGTGGAGGGAGGGGGTTCCCCTTGAATTCAATAACTGCCATCTTGGCCCGGTCCATCTTTTCACGGTTTGGAATCTGAAACATCCTTGTATAGTTTCCAGTTTCGTTGCTGAAGCGAGGGGCCAGTGTCTGGAACAGTTTTGGAATCAGGTCCTTTTCCTGTGAGATGGCAGTAagggaaagagaggcagaaaacAGTTTGAGTCACAAGAATAAATCATGAATCCCTATGCCTGAGTGACAAGAGCCTCTTCATCCAATAAAAGGGTACAAGTAAACTCTTCAgtatctatcttctttttttctttctctcacatacACAAAACCACACAGAGGAATAATATTGGACAGTTTAGAGGGAACAGTAGACTTCAACTTAAAAGggttatttttacagataaggaaacaggcccagaggcAAAGTAACTTGCTTACATCCAAAAGCTAAGCAGCAGAGTGAAGAGTTATGTTTCTAGAGCCTAGTCTCCTATATGTTTGACTAGGGaactgaatatttgttgaatttaacaCAACAGGCTTTTAAACTGCTTGCTTAACATTAATAATGTGTAGTATGTAGTATGTTTTCCTTATCTTACACTATGGACTAGGAAATTGGGCTCAGAGAACTGAATCACACAGTTACCCAATATCTGAGCTAGGTTTTCAATCTGATTTGTCATTCTAAGATCCATTTTCCACCATATCACAGTCCTTCTCAATGATTTTAATCATCACTTTCAGATAGCCCAGGGAATACAAGGAGAAATATCATGtttaccaaaaaagaaataatgatgacaTTTAAATAGGGTTTCAAGGTTTGCGAAATTCTCTTACATTGAATGACCCAACAACTCAAAGGGGTAggaatcatatatatattattatctctGTCTTAGAACTGAAGCTCAAGTAGTGTTAAATGTCTAGCCAATGTTCAGTGTCAGAAGTGTGATTTGAACTAGGTTTCTAAGCTCATCATTAAACATTATTCTGCCTCTCTAGAGGTAGATAATTAGATTTAAGTAAAGACTTCCTGACAATTTAATTTCTGCTGGAGAGCCTTATACAAAGGCAGCTGAAGATGATTATCACATCAGGACTTCACAAGCATCATATCTTGAGAAATGGTGTGAAGCCATGAAAAAGACTCAATATGGAATCACTTGTAAATCAAACAGAAACAGGAAGTTTTTCATAGCAAAACAGCAAATGATTTAGCCAAAAAAGGTATGAGCAAGGAGAACAGTGGATTGAAAATCATGCTTCCAGCAAATACAGAATATCAAGATAGTTTGCTCAGATTGTAGGAGCAACTAAGTTTGTGTTTCTGACACATCTAAGAATAATATGCATGAACAAAGTGCAGGTTAAGTTCCCcttagaaatgatttaaaaaagtGGAGATAGGTCTTTATACTCTTCAGGCTATGAGACAGAAGATCATGTTCTTGGAATAAGTGGCAGAAATAAAAAATAGCCTGATAAAGGGAGAACCCGATTATTCACCTGAATAGCAGAATAACGTGATAGAGAAAAGACAGCTTACCAAATATCTGGAATTAAGTAAAAAGTACAAGCCTAATGCCTGTATATGAGGTAGCTAGCTTTTCTAAGGGTAGTTCAGGTTTTTGAGATTCAAGGAATGATGTAGATCCATAGGTACCAACCACCAATAATTGTCAGAGAAATAAGGTCTGAATAATAGGAATGATTCCCTGCTCACAATCTAGCAATCCAATATAAAATCATGGAGAAACTTGTTGTTTTGGGgtatatcttattttatgcattatagTATTCAGATTTTGATTTTGACTGGAGACCTGTGGTTTTTAAGCTGTCTGGACACTCTTTCTTCAAGATCAGAGGCTTTGGTTTACAAACAATTCATGTGTTCCTTTAACTTCTTGCTTCTTTTCTACCAGATTTTCCTCCACTTCAGTAACTCTTACACTATAAACTTGTtagtttcttatttctttaaagattctCCTCTGTGGATTCaactttttctaaattatttgttttaaattctaaACTGTGTAATATAGTGAAAATTAAGGTCTACATCTTAACCCATGTTCATTCCCAATTTGTTCTTTTCTGACATTAATCTCCTTTTTGAATCACTCTGGAGTTTCTTATTGTTAGATGGTCTCTTGAGAAAGTCCATAGGTTTCTATATTTCATCAGGcattattcattttccattgtCCTGTGATTTTTGTTGAGGGCTTTGTATTCTCACAGAGAATTCActacctcttcctcctttttttggttgatttttctgtttgtgttctgaaattttattaaggatttttctctttaaatctttggtgtcaattctgatagacttgagaaagaaaatgccAGAAAGGAATagtggggcagctaaatggcacagtggatagagcactggtcctggagtcaggaagatttgagttcaaatccagcctcagacattttacacttactaggcaagtcatttaaccccaaataagtaaataaagtgttaaaaactatttttacatgtaattggaataaatcaaatactaaacaagtgaaaaaaaaatgtggggtcaaacttttaaaaaaaatccatcatttaCTTTTTGGAGACTTCCTCTTTGGTTCCTTACATGGGGgttggaggagaagagaagagcaaTAGGCATACCCTAACCAGAGTATCATCATCTTGGGGAACAGAACTGGCCTCAGATGAATTCCAATCCACTATTCTTCAAGCCCAGAGTTGCTGCTTATGTTGTCATCTgctccatttcctttctccttgagTGGGCTAAATCAGTATCTGGCACTGGGAAAAATCAATGTCTGCAGAATGCCAAAGGATGATGTCACAGCAGGATCCTAAGTTAAGAGGAATCCCTAGATGGGATCTTGCAGAAATTTGCACATAAACTTCTAGCCTTGCCTCTGGTTTGTAGAGGTTTGTGAGAGGGGTGCAAAGTAAACAATTTAAGGTCTAGAGTTCTCTGATGTTAATCATATTATCagtgttttgtctttctttagtGGATTTAGCTATacttaatttacatatttttttggaagTGGTTTGGATAAAGCAATTAATTTATCATTGTATTAGTCATGTGATCCTCCCTCTTGAGAACTGTCAAGACTGATAATAACCCCTCTGGGTAATTCACATAGGGACAAATGATTCTACTAGAAAGGATTATAGAAAATATGggtgatgtttttcttttttccttctaatcaCTATTGCTGATTGAAGGCCCGGACTACAGAAAAGAAAGGTAGTTATGGGACATGATCAGCTGGTTAAATAGATGGCGTTTGAGAATGGATTTGACTTTTTAGACCATGGTTTGAAGGAATGGTGGCCAAGGATGGAATGTCCATCCCAAAAGcttgtaaaaaatatttgtggcaaggGTTAGCAAAACTGATTAAAAAGGCTTtcaagtggagaaggaaagggagggagaaaataaccTCTCTGACAACAGAGAAGCAGATGCAGCAAAGGTTATAAATGTAGACTAGTAATTCATAAGAAAAATATCTAAGCgatctaaaggggaaaaaaaatcacatcgtCATATGTCTATATACAAACGCAATATGtgcaataaagaaaataaactagaGTGCCTAAGAGGAACATTTTTACCTCTTAAGTATCACTGACATTGTTTTAGGATTGGATTGGAATAGTTATATTTTTACTAAttcaaaggaaagagagaaaaaaaggacaatggagcaatattctaaaaaaaagatgaagaaataaagaacatgAAGGAATTCAAGAATCAGAGTGGGAAAGAGTAAGGTGGATTGTTTTCGGTGAGAATCAATGGAGGAAGAAACAAAAGTGATACTGTCAAAGGAATAAATTACAAGTTACCTGAACAAATAGTGGAAATAGATGGAATCTGGGAAAAAAGATAACAATGGTAGATAATGGTATATGCTAGAATAGTAATGTAGCATTTCGATTATTTACAAATTTGCTATAGCTTTCTCTATCAAAAGAAAAGTATCTAATAAATTCTTGAGTTaggttaataataattttattctttaaaaggcTGAGGAATAAGGGAAATTGATTATTCATGACTTGATTCTGATCAATAAGGAGTAAGCTACTGAAGCAGAACTGATGCAATGGGGAAGGGGTAGAAAAGTGATCACTCACATAGAATTGATGAtataggaaggaaaggaatctACGTCTGTTAAATCTGTAGATGATGCAATGCTAGAATAGTTAAAAATGCTGGTTAACAGAGTAAAGATATAAAAACATCTCATTAGACTACAATTATGGGCCggatttatttaaaaacttaacagcaataaaagtaaaatcttttcagtttaaaaaaatcatcttcacaaCTATACAACAGCATGGCTAGATTAACATTTTGTGTGAAAAAATAATAGGAGTTTTAGTGGACTGAAAGATCAATAAGAGTTAAATGTGCCatcaaaagtttgaaaaaaattaatgttattataGGTTACATTATAAGGGGCAAACTGAACTACTGAAAATACTGCTGGATCCTGCCCAGAGTCAAACTGTTTTTGTTATGCATAGTTCTGGGTGCTATATCACAGAACATTGAGATGCTTAAATCCATACAAAGGAGAGCAATAAGAATGAAAGGATTCTAGAACATATTCTGAATATgaaaaagagaactgatgaaggATGTATAAGAAACTCCCAAACTCACACAACTAGATCAAAATATCTATCCACTGAACATTTAGATTCTAGAAAAGTCTCAGAAGGCACATGATAATGCTCTTTAAATCTGTCATATGGAAGTGCCATTAAACTTGTTCTAGTTGGATCCAAAGAGAATAAGGAGTAACAGCAGAAAGTTGCAGAGAAACAACCtcagacttcctgaaaatcaaaaGGTATACAACTTTTCCTAGATGTCACAGAAAGGATTTTTATTTAGTACAGATCAGATagtcccttccctccctccccccccattcaTTGCTTAAGTTACCAATTTTGCATTTTTAACCATCTTTAGGTAATTGCTCTTTGTTTTTACTATCTACTGTTTATATGACCATGGCGGGGAAAAATCTCtcaggatctcagttttctcacttgtaaaaggaGGAGGTTGTACTACATGAAAGTGTCTATATAAGTCTCTAAAGTCCCTCTCAGCTCTATCGGTATCACAGCATTAACTGCCTATTGAACATTTTGAAATACATGTGCTGAAGGCACCTTAAACTTAACATGTTTAAAACATAACTTATCCTTCCTCTCCTAAACACACCCCTTTATTTCTGTGACAGGTATTTATTAGTTACCTCAGCCGGCAAGCCTGAGTCATCTTAATTCCTCACTTTCCCTTATATTATAAATCCAATCAGTGTGCCAAGTTCTCACATAAGTCTTTTTACTCACACGGTCATAATCCATTCTCACTTGGACTACTTTAATAACCTCCTAACTGGTCACCTTGCTTCATCTTATGGTGAAAGTAGTCTTCCCAAAGGGGATGAACATGTTTCTTCTCTAGAGAACAGTAAAGTAAGGAAACTAGGGCATGGTTGCTTGTTTTGTCAAGGGAGAAAACAATTCCATCTTCTATATCCAGGATGAAGAGGGATagtatgagaaaaaacaaaatttgaaatgtgtaatcaatcagtcaacaagtattaagtattttccaggcactatgctaggtacggaggacaaagaaataaaaattagattgTCCTTCCCTTCAAGGAGGTTACAAAGTATCAAGAAAgtaagtgtatgtatgtgtgtgtatgtgtatacacacacatacactctcacacaaaataaacacaaggtCATTGAAGAGGAAGGCATGAGCATCTGGAAATATGAGAAGACTTTGTGTAAAGTGCTCTAAAGACACTGAAGTGTGAAATACAGCACCCTGTGTATAAGAAAACCTATTTAGCTGAGCTATACATGTAAGGGGCATCATGTGGTTAATAAAATCTAGAATGTAACCGAAAACAGGGAGTTTGCATTTCATTCTAGAGAGAATAAAGAGGTATTGAGTAGAGAAGACTTTTGATGGTATATTTAATTCTTATTGATCTTTCAGTCCACTAAAACTCCTATTATTTTTCCACACAAAATGTTTATTGTATAGTTGTGAAGATGATTCTTTTAAactgaaaagattttatttttcttgctgttAAATTCTACCatgggccatttggatatttataacattcatGGGTCATGCAAAATTACCACCTAGTTTTCAGATGATCACCATCTGAGGTTGCATTAGCAAATGCTTTTGCAGGCCTTATATGGCCTGTGCTACAGGCACAAAACTGCAGAGTATAGAAGcaaaattttagtatttcaaactgagggtaaattaaaatttaagaaagagTTAGTAGTTGAATTGATTAGTTCTCTAGTTTTAGTTACTGGTTATTGATCATGATTAACTGCCTAGATGACCCTCTAGAATCAAATGGGTAGTATCAAAAGACACTAACAATTTTTGTTACAGGATGATATATAATCGAACTTATCCTCATATTTTACTATTATTTGAATCTTTGTAATGATGtgtaaaaatattaagtatgcttaaaacattttaatactcAAAACTTTATTAAGTATACTTAACTCATCCTGGAATTCTTAAAACTGTATGTTGTGGACACTCATGAACTTATATCACAACTTTCACCTTTTTCCCTGTTCTGTCTGAAAACATCTGTTGATCTGCAACTTTAAGGCAAGTTTTGTAGTCTGAAGGAATAGCTTAGAAGTCTACAGAAACTACTTGAAAGTTTACTTAAAACCCAGAATCTGTGGGTCAAATGAGGACACTTGATTGATAGAAATCGTCTAAGCAAATATATTCCAAACAGTTTCTAATTGATCATGCTTCTAAATTCTGATTGATCCAGTTTATTGACAGTCGATCTTGAAGTCCTTACGATCATTCtccaaagaatataaaataaataatattcaggTAGAGTCTCCATGACTGTACagtacagataaaaaaaaatttgattaataGATTTCATGCCACACAGTGAGATAAGAGCTTACAGTAAAATGCTGAAAAGTGTTGTTATTATGTCtttcttgttccaaattttaaTAACCTTGAATAAGGGAAACAAAAAGCAGTTTGAAAATTTGTGGAAACAAAGTTGGGAAGAACAGCTAACATGCAGGGAGACGGAATGGGAATCCAAAGAAAGTTTCCAAAAGATGCTATGtggataactttaaaaaaaaaaaatctaaaaataaaatacagataatagaAAAATTTCACTTAAGATTAAACTATTAGTAACATAAGTAGAGTGTGGTGAGACCTGAGTTAGTAGCACATGGGAAAAGACTAAAGAGATTTTGGGTGACAGTAAGTGAAGTCAAAGTAAATTTTACAGAGCTTCCCCAAAGCCCACAGAACATCCTTGGCCGCGCGCGCGCATGCGCACATGCGCACTCACCGTAAGCCAGAAGTCTGCCATCCGCATCGCCTTCTCGTTGGTGTCTCCCAGCTTCCCATAgtcaatgagctggagaaaaaggGCGGAGTCATCGGCAGGGAGCCCGGACGGAGGCAGAAAGCACCTCCCCGGCTTCCAGGTTCCTCCTCCCGCCACGTGTACCCTCTTGCCCCTGGCTCCGCCCCCAGAACGCGTTCCATCCTCTCCCGGAaattccaccccctcccctcagTCCGGTCAGTTCTTTGCCCTCACCCGCTCAGCGTAGCCGCGCATCTCGTCCACGCGCGCCCAGGGAGCCTCGATACGCTCATGGCGCACAAGCCCCGTCAGCAGGTTGCGCAGCAGGTGGATCCGGGATTCAGGGCCCAGGCCCAGGCGGCGAAACACCCGCCCGTGCGAAATGGCAGCAACAACAGTGAGCCGCATGGTAGCCAGTCACCCCTTCGCCACCCGGAACCGGAACTGCGCCACGAATTAGAATGGGCACACAGGCGGTGGCCCGTCAAACTGAATGTAACTGCGCATGGGTGATGGCGGCGTCGGCGTGGTGTACGTGTACGCGCATGAGCGTTTGCGTCCGCTTTGGTGGCAGTGGTTTGTGGAGGGTCGGACCGCACCTATTTACAGAGTAGATTGGCCATGCGAGACGTACGCACTGCGTGCTCCACGGGGCGGGGACAAGAGTGGTTCTCTTTTAGATATAGCCTTCAGgatataatggatagagggcATGGCGCCACCTGGCGTCTTAAAGGGGAGATTAGGGAACGCAATTGTTTGACAAATTTCTGGAGATACATCGTTCGTCCAATAATAACCGAGCGTCTCAAAGCTATCTGGGTATTGTAGTTCGGGGCTGGGGGCGGAGATTGCACATGCGTCAGTTGCGCAATGTCTTTCTGATTGGTGGGCAGAGTTCCAACCACGGGGCTTAtagatgtgtgcatgtgtattaaTCATTCAGCCAACATTTGTTTAGTGCCTTCTCTTAGCCAGCTACTCTGCTAAGTCCTGGGActacaaaagaaggaaaaacgtTTCCAGCTCTCCAGATCATACCGGGGGAGACGGAGAAAACGGATTAACTAAACAAGATCTAGATAGGATAAATCGGGAGCCATTTTGGAAGGCGCTAAGATTTAGGAGAACTGGAAAAGGGTTTTG from Sminthopsis crassicaudata isolate SCR6 chromosome 3, ASM4859323v1, whole genome shotgun sequence includes these protein-coding regions:
- the MRPL17 gene encoding large ribosomal subunit protein bL17m; amino-acid sequence: MRLTVVAAISHGRVFRRLGLGPESRIHLLRNLLTGLVRHERIEAPWARVDEMRGYAERLIDYGKLGDTNEKAMRMADFWLTEKDLIPKLFQTLAPRFSNETGNYTRMFQIPNREKMDRAKMAVIEFKGNPLPPLVVPRRDNNRTLLNQLLLGLRQDLEKSRPPGSTA